In Nitrospiria bacterium, one DNA window encodes the following:
- a CDS encoding universal stress protein, translated as MEKLKRILVATDFSSFSQEALDYAVYLNKELGGELYVLHVFQEPLTLPSAETFNVKKMMNVVQGRSKGSLAPEISQWMFDVREEEGKRLAALVESLGSQVENVTPIFKTGVPFSEIIKTAKDIDAHLLILGTHGRTGMAHFLMGSVAEKVVRLAPCPVLTLRPKGMKPKIEDLEEKGYWG; from the coding sequence ATGGAAAAGTTAAAACGGATTTTAGTTGCAACAGACTTTTCCTCCTTTTCCCAAGAGGCCCTTGATTATGCGGTTTATTTAAACAAGGAATTGGGGGGAGAGCTTTATGTTCTTCACGTTTTTCAGGAACCCTTGACCCTTCCCTCGGCTGAGACTTTCAATGTCAAAAAGATGATGAATGTCGTGCAAGGGCGTTCCAAGGGAAGCCTCGCTCCGGAAATTTCTCAGTGGATGTTTGACGTCCGAGAGGAAGAAGGTAAGCGTTTAGCGGCACTGGTGGAATCCTTGGGTTCTCAGGTTGAAAATGTAACTCCTATTTTTAAAACGGGAGTTCCATTTTCAGAAATCATTAAGACAGCGAAAGATATCGATGCCCATCTTCTTATTCTTGGGACACATGGCCGAACCGGAATGGCGCATTTTCTAATGGGGAGTGTGGCGGAAAAAGTGGTTCGCCTCGCCCCCTGCCCGGTTCTCACCTTGAGACCCAAAGGGATGAAGCCAAAAATAGAAGACCTTGAGGAAAAGGGGTACTGGGGTTAA
- the porA gene encoding pyruvate ferredoxin oxidoreductase — translation MLTQIEGSQAVAAAVSLCCPEVISCYPITPQTHIVETLSARVKKGELGNCQFINAESEFGALSILIGASAMGARTYTATASQGLLFMAEAVYNASGLGLPIVMTIGNRAIGAPINIWNDHSDSMSMRDAGWIQLYAADNQEAVDLHILAFRLAEELSCPVMVCMDGFILTHAYEAVHLPSKEQVNSFLPSYDPVQVLDPDDPVSIGAMVGPEAFAEVRYLSHYKQIQALDLIPRLAEEFRQWFGRPSGELVSPYRLTDADTVVLGLGSVNGTLQECVDDLREEGMAVGSLKVGSYRPFPSVPLRSALQNVQHVIVVEKDLSLGKGGIVSGDVKMALRGLPMTVHTVIAGLGGRSITKASMKKVIEEARADRLTEPYFLDLNWHLINRELARQKETRRSGPIAENVLRDIRSVASKVV, via the coding sequence ATGCTGACCCAAATTGAAGGTTCCCAAGCGGTTGCTGCGGCGGTTTCCCTATGTTGCCCCGAAGTTATCTCCTGCTATCCCATTACCCCACAAACCCATATTGTAGAGACCCTTTCAGCGCGGGTGAAAAAGGGAGAACTTGGAAACTGTCAATTCATCAATGCGGAATCCGAATTCGGTGCACTGAGTATTTTAATTGGCGCTTCGGCCATGGGGGCCCGGACTTATACCGCTACGGCCAGCCAAGGATTACTGTTCATGGCAGAGGCGGTTTATAACGCCTCCGGATTGGGATTACCCATTGTCATGACCATCGGGAATCGGGCCATCGGCGCCCCGATTAATATTTGGAATGACCATTCGGATAGTATGTCCATGCGAGATGCGGGGTGGATTCAGCTTTATGCTGCGGATAACCAAGAAGCGGTCGATTTACATATTTTAGCCTTTCGTTTGGCGGAAGAGTTGAGTTGCCCTGTCATGGTTTGCATGGACGGGTTTATATTGACCCATGCCTATGAAGCAGTTCATTTGCCTTCCAAGGAGCAGGTGAATTCCTTTCTGCCTTCTTACGATCCTGTTCAGGTGTTAGATCCCGATGACCCTGTTTCCATCGGGGCCATGGTTGGGCCTGAGGCTTTTGCGGAAGTCCGCTACCTTTCCCACTACAAACAGATTCAGGCCCTGGATTTGATCCCCCGTCTTGCAGAGGAATTTCGGCAATGGTTTGGAAGGCCTTCCGGAGAACTGGTTTCTCCCTATCGGTTGACGGATGCGGATACGGTTGTGCTGGGTTTAGGATCTGTAAATGGAACTCTTCAGGAATGTGTGGATGATTTGAGGGAAGAGGGAATGGCTGTAGGGTCTTTGAAAGTCGGATCCTACCGGCCCTTTCCCTCTGTCCCTTTGCGTTCGGCACTTCAGAATGTCCAGCATGTGATTGTCGTGGAGAAAGACCTTTCTCTTGGAAAAGGGGGGATAGTTTCAGGAGATGTTAAGATGGCTTTGAGGGGATTACCGATGACGGTTCATACCGTGATAGCGGGTTTAGGGGGACGCTCCATTACCAAAGCATCAATGAAGAAGGTGATTGAAGAGGCCCGCGCCGATCGTTTGACCGAACCTTACTTTTTAGATCTGAATTGGCATCTGATCAACCGGGAGCTGGCCAGACAAAAAGAGACACGACGGTCAGGTCCCATTGCCGAAAATGTGCTTCGGGATATTCGGTCTGTTGCCTCAAAGGTGGTCTAA
- a CDS encoding 2-oxoacid:acceptor oxidoreductase family protein yields the protein MLQVRIHGRGGQGVVTAAEILSIAAFKDGKWGQAFPSFGSERMGAPVMAFCRIDQKPIRLREPVIEPDVVIVQDPSLLHQVDLFSGLREKGYVLINSTRSLSEMGIGELGSRVPENHICVVHATDIALKHLSRPVPNAVLLGGLAAMIGVVSLSSVQKGILEKFPGVVGEANARAAEEAFSEVKNTFNPVSFSGRR from the coding sequence ATGCTGCAGGTTCGAATTCATGGCCGAGGAGGTCAAGGGGTTGTTACTGCTGCGGAAATTCTCTCGATTGCGGCTTTTAAAGATGGAAAGTGGGGTCAGGCTTTTCCCAGTTTTGGTTCTGAGCGCATGGGAGCCCCCGTGATGGCTTTTTGCCGTATTGATCAAAAACCCATTCGCCTGAGGGAACCGGTCATAGAACCGGATGTGGTCATCGTTCAAGATCCCTCACTACTGCATCAAGTGGATCTCTTTTCAGGATTAAGGGAAAAAGGATATGTTCTTATTAACTCTACACGCTCCCTTTCAGAAATGGGAATAGGTGAGTTGGGTTCAAGAGTTCCGGAAAACCATATATGTGTCGTTCATGCAACAGATATCGCATTAAAGCATTTGAGTCGGCCCGTTCCTAACGCAGTCCTTTTAGGAGGTCTGGCCGCGATGATTGGTGTTGTTTCCCTTTCCTCTGTACAAAAAGGGATTCTGGAGAAATTCCCCGGTGTTGTGGGAGAGGCCAATGCCAGGGCCGCGGAAGAGGCGTTTAGCGAAGTCAAGAACACTTTCAATCCTGTTTCGTTTTCTGGAAGGAGGTAA
- a CDS encoding F0F1 ATP synthase subunit epsilon: protein MKPFTLHLQSATQYETFKDVASFVGEDPTGSFGILAGHERIMASLCFGLARFRLAGGDWQYLALPGALIYFYSNQLFLNTRHYFLDSSYQRIREVLEKQLRSEEETLHSIKESLHRLEEEMFKRLLQMKRGGESVA, encoded by the coding sequence ATGAAACCATTTACCCTGCACCTTCAAAGTGCCACTCAATATGAAACGTTTAAGGATGTGGCGAGTTTTGTAGGGGAGGATCCGACTGGAAGTTTCGGAATTCTCGCGGGACATGAACGGATCATGGCCTCCCTCTGCTTTGGATTGGCCCGTTTCCGCTTAGCCGGGGGGGATTGGCAATACCTTGCCCTTCCTGGGGCTTTAATTTATTTTTATTCAAACCAGCTCTTTCTCAATACACGACATTATTTTCTGGATTCTTCTTATCAACGCATCCGGGAGGTGTTAGAAAAACAATTGCGTTCGGAGGAAGAGACACTCCATTCTATCAAAGAAAGTCTTCACCGTTTAGAAGAAGAAATGTTTAAGCGTCTCCTTCAGATGAAAAGGGGGGGTGAATCCGTTGCCTAA
- a CDS encoding F0F1 ATP synthase subunit delta yields MEWNWTTFILEILNFLVLVWLLKRFLYVPVLNIIAKRKSIVDKALSDSKTLREEANGLKNQYQERFSDWEKEKEALRGKFLEAMEREREERLVFFQKEIELERERSRVLDERRRGEWIRHTEEVAISQAGKFLSKLLSRMANPDLEKRMIGLFLEDLEHLSQEQTEALRVSLSKEKGKVSVLSRFPIDPEQQKAISHGLSILGGTRVVCTYSQDPHLVSGLRIGVGSWVLRANLLDEIKFFSEVPNPEGSSSHET; encoded by the coding sequence GTGGAATGGAATTGGACAACGTTTATTCTTGAAATTCTCAATTTTCTTGTTTTGGTGTGGCTTCTGAAGCGATTTTTGTACGTTCCCGTATTGAACATTATCGCCAAACGAAAATCCATTGTGGATAAAGCCCTTTCAGATTCCAAAACCCTGAGGGAAGAGGCTAACGGTTTAAAAAACCAATACCAGGAACGTTTCTCAGATTGGGAAAAGGAGAAAGAAGCCCTACGGGGAAAATTCCTCGAAGCCATGGAAAGGGAACGGGAGGAACGGTTGGTTTTCTTTCAGAAAGAAATAGAACTGGAGCGGGAAAGATCTCGGGTTCTTGATGAAAGACGACGGGGGGAGTGGATCCGCCATACGGAAGAGGTCGCAATCTCCCAGGCAGGGAAATTTTTATCGAAGTTATTATCCCGAATGGCCAACCCAGATTTGGAAAAACGAATGATTGGACTATTTCTTGAAGATCTTGAACATTTATCCCAAGAGCAGACCGAAGCGTTGAGGGTCTCTCTGTCAAAAGAAAAAGGAAAGGTGTCGGTCCTCAGTCGGTTCCCCATCGATCCCGAGCAACAAAAGGCCATTTCCCACGGGCTTTCCATTCTGGGTGGAACCAGGGTTGTTTGTACTTATTCACAGGATCCCCATCTGGTATCAGGATTAAGGATAGGGGTTGGATCTTGGGTTTTGCGGGCCAATTTATTGGATGAAATAAAATTTTTCTCAGAAGTTCCCAATCCAGAAGGATCTTCTTCCCATGAAACCTAA
- a CDS encoding F0F1 ATP synthase subunit A — protein MNSGFVIEIGPLGISETVIITWGIMAVLVGLGFLLTLRLRLDPDSVQVALEGIVSGIEASIVAILPEQGRRVLPFVGTLWIFIVVSNLAGLIPGLTSPTGNLSVTAGLAILVFFSVHWFGIRSNGLKRYLRHYIQPNPLLFPFHVVSELTRTVALAARLFGNMMSLEMAALLVLMVAGFLVPIPILMLHIVEALVQAYIFGMLALIYIAGGIQSQQLKRTEQKE, from the coding sequence ATGAATTCCGGTTTTGTTATTGAAATTGGTCCTTTGGGGATTTCCGAAACGGTGATCATCACTTGGGGAATCATGGCAGTGCTGGTTGGTTTGGGCTTTTTATTAACGCTTCGACTTCGCCTTGATCCGGATTCCGTCCAGGTGGCCCTTGAGGGGATCGTGTCGGGAATCGAAGCCTCCATCGTCGCTATTTTACCCGAACAGGGCCGAAGGGTTCTCCCTTTTGTGGGTACCTTGTGGATATTCATTGTGGTGTCCAATCTGGCGGGGCTTATCCCGGGTTTAACATCCCCGACGGGGAATTTGTCCGTAACAGCGGGGTTAGCCATTTTGGTCTTCTTTTCCGTTCATTGGTTTGGAATTCGCAGCAATGGGTTAAAACGGTATTTAAGGCACTACATCCAACCCAACCCTCTTTTGTTTCCTTTTCATGTGGTGAGCGAATTGACGCGAACCGTTGCGCTGGCTGCTCGGTTATTTGGAAATATGATGAGTTTGGAAATGGCCGCTTTGTTGGTCCTTATGGTGGCCGGATTTTTGGTGCCGATTCCGATTCTGATGCTGCATATTGTGGAGGCTTTGGTACAAGCCTATATTTTTGGAATGCTGGCCCTTATCTATATTGCAGGGGGAATTCAATCCCAACAACTAAAACGAACAGAACAGAAGGAGTAA
- a CDS encoding AtpZ/AtpI family protein, with protein sequence MPKESLRLKKEVEQKIRRLEKAKKEGTSLLGQTVYLGVLGLLLVLPVVGGAYLGQWLDELSEGYSIRWTLSLIVLGLGLGIINVYLFIRE encoded by the coding sequence TTGCCTAAGGAAAGCCTTCGGTTGAAAAAAGAAGTCGAACAGAAGATCCGGCGACTAGAAAAGGCTAAAAAGGAAGGAACTTCTCTTTTAGGCCAAACGGTTTATCTAGGCGTTCTAGGGTTGTTACTTGTTTTACCTGTTGTGGGCGGGGCTTATTTGGGGCAGTGGCTCGATGAACTTTCTGAGGGGTATTCCATCCGCTGGACCCTGAGCCTGATCGTGTTGGGATTAGGTTTAGGAATCATCAACGTTTACCTGTTTATTCGAGAATAA
- a CDS encoding F0F1 ATP synthase subunit C → MTDMTWFTLVSTVAAALAIAVGVMFPAMAMGRSIAQALEALARQPEAERSITRTLFIGLAMIESLAIYVLVIVLIILFRNPLLEYLLKGNI, encoded by the coding sequence ATGACCGATATGACCTGGTTTACTTTAGTTTCAACAGTGGCCGCGGCATTGGCCATAGCAGTGGGTGTCATGTTTCCAGCGATGGCGATGGGCCGTTCCATTGCGCAAGCCCTGGAAGCTTTGGCTCGCCAGCCAGAAGCGGAACGATCCATCACACGAACTTTATTTATTGGCTTGGCCATGATCGAGTCCCTCGCTATTTATGTGCTGGTCATTGTGCTGATCATTCTATTTAGGAACCCCTTGCTTGAATATTTGTTGAAGGGAAATATTTAA
- a CDS encoding F0F1 ATP synthase subunit alpha, producing MKPKESLLSSQMARLDQYHYELRLAEQGTVISVGDGIAWIRGLPSAQMDEILNFEEGSQALVFHLEQEILGAILLRQTNQMTAGTIAHLSGQRLSVPVGDELLGRVIDPLGVPLDGLSKPGCSNRRNLEMPSPPILARDFVKKPLYTGIKVVDSMIPIGKGQRQLIVGDNGLGKTSFALDSIINQKGKGTHCVYVVIGQKRSGVVEIIETLRRTRALEYTSVVVAEATALPGLKYLGPFAGCAVAEAWMWQGKDCLVVYDDLTSHARTYRELSLLLRRPPGREAYPGDIFYLHSRLLERSTCLLPSYGGGSMTAFPIVETEQGEIATYIPTNLISITDGQIYFERGLFSRGILPSIDVTHSVSRIGGNAQHPKVRNEAGRIKLDYLQFLELEVFTRFGSRIEASMEAKINRGRVIREILKQNRFSSHSIEFQMAWMVAFNEGLLDGLKLENVSDQLKRLEENLKGNTITLSDTREQWVQALQRWLEDREKK from the coding sequence ATGAAACCTAAAGAATCCCTTCTGTCATCTCAAATGGCCCGGCTTGACCAATACCACTATGAATTGCGCCTGGCAGAACAGGGGACAGTAATATCTGTAGGGGATGGTATTGCATGGATCCGAGGATTGCCTTCGGCCCAAATGGATGAAATTCTAAATTTTGAAGAAGGGAGTCAGGCCCTGGTATTTCATCTAGAGCAGGAAATTCTTGGGGCCATTCTTTTACGCCAAACCAATCAAATGACCGCAGGAACGATAGCTCATCTTTCTGGACAAAGGCTAAGTGTTCCGGTTGGAGACGAGCTTTTGGGAAGGGTCATTGATCCCCTGGGGGTCCCACTGGATGGCCTTTCTAAACCCGGATGTTCGAACCGGAGAAACCTGGAAATGCCATCCCCTCCGATCCTGGCGAGGGATTTTGTAAAAAAACCTCTGTATACGGGTATTAAAGTGGTGGATTCTATGATTCCCATCGGTAAAGGTCAGCGACAGTTAATCGTGGGTGATAACGGTTTGGGAAAAACCTCCTTTGCCTTGGATTCCATAATTAATCAAAAGGGAAAAGGGACCCATTGCGTATATGTGGTTATTGGGCAAAAACGCTCGGGTGTGGTGGAAATTATAGAAACCCTACGACGTACGAGGGCGTTGGAATACACCTCCGTGGTCGTTGCAGAAGCCACCGCCCTACCCGGACTGAAATATTTGGGGCCTTTTGCGGGTTGTGCTGTAGCGGAAGCTTGGATGTGGCAGGGAAAAGATTGTCTTGTGGTATATGATGATTTAACTTCCCATGCTCGAACCTACCGGGAACTGTCCCTTTTGCTTAGGCGGCCTCCAGGTCGGGAGGCCTACCCGGGGGATATTTTTTACCTTCATTCTAGATTATTGGAACGCTCTACCTGTTTGCTACCTTCTTATGGGGGAGGCAGTATGACCGCTTTCCCCATCGTGGAAACGGAACAAGGAGAGATTGCAACGTATATTCCAACCAATTTAATTTCCATAACAGATGGACAGATTTATTTTGAGAGAGGTTTGTTTTCGAGAGGGATTTTACCTTCCATTGATGTCACACATTCTGTTTCCCGAATCGGGGGAAATGCCCAACACCCAAAGGTCCGAAACGAAGCCGGACGGATCAAACTAGATTATCTACAATTTCTTGAACTTGAAGTGTTCACCCGGTTCGGCTCCCGTATCGAGGCCTCCATGGAGGCAAAGATTAACAGGGGAAGGGTAATACGTGAGATTTTAAAACAGAACCGGTTTTCATCCCATTCGATAGAATTCCAAATGGCCTGGATGGTGGCTTTTAATGAAGGATTGTTGGATGGATTGAAGCTTGAAAATGTTTCGGACCAATTAAAACGGTTGGAGGAAAATTTAAAAGGAAATACCATAACCCTTAGTGATACCAGGGAACAATGGGTTCAGGCTCTCCAGCGTTGGTTGGAAGATCGAGAAAAAAAATGA
- a CDS encoding FoF1 ATP synthase subunit gamma: MTKSRQIEESLRSLNEIKDVMTAMKNLSFLEIRKLSRFLSTQHRVFKSIETMVGDFLTFFPSLLEALPPMQKIYLLIGSERGFCGDFNEILWSTFERDAWDQTGVSPRVLIVGRKLNAKVAKDPRVAAFFEGPNSVEEVQPVLSKIMDWLKTFQSQQEQFFPLCLTVVYHLVDQKGLEISIFEPFEKLGDEAIPFPFPPQLHQPPEDFLLELIDHYLFAALHEVFYNSLMAENHRRYQHMENAIQRLDRKLVELSQKRNLLRQEEITNEIEIIMLSLEALMEVRDKDFDGQAN; the protein is encoded by the coding sequence ATGACTAAAAGCCGTCAGATTGAAGAAAGTTTAAGATCTTTGAATGAAATAAAGGACGTCATGACCGCAATGAAAAACCTTTCTTTTTTGGAAATTCGCAAGTTATCCCGTTTTCTATCGACGCAACACAGAGTTTTTAAAAGCATTGAGACCATGGTTGGAGACTTTTTGACCTTTTTTCCCTCTCTTTTGGAAGCCCTTCCCCCTATGCAAAAAATTTATCTTTTGATCGGTTCCGAGCGGGGATTCTGTGGTGATTTCAATGAGATTTTGTGGTCCACGTTTGAGAGGGATGCTTGGGATCAAACCGGGGTATCCCCGAGGGTTTTAATTGTTGGGAGAAAACTAAACGCGAAGGTTGCGAAAGATCCTCGGGTTGCTGCTTTTTTCGAGGGGCCCAATTCCGTTGAAGAAGTTCAACCCGTTCTCTCCAAAATCATGGATTGGCTAAAGACATTTCAATCCCAGCAGGAACAATTCTTCCCTCTTTGCCTTACCGTGGTTTACCACTTGGTGGATCAGAAAGGTCTGGAGATTTCGATTTTTGAACCCTTTGAAAAATTGGGCGATGAAGCGATTCCTTTTCCGTTTCCCCCGCAATTACATCAACCTCCCGAGGATTTCCTTTTAGAACTGATCGACCATTACCTTTTTGCTGCCCTTCACGAGGTTTTTTACAACTCCTTAATGGCAGAGAACCATAGGCGGTACCAGCACATGGAGAATGCAATCCAAAGGTTGGATCGAAAACTTGTGGAACTCTCGCAAAAACGGAATCTTCTTCGGCAGGAAGAAATTACAAATGAGATAGAGATCATTATGCTTAGCTTAGAAGCCCTGATGGAGGTCAGGGATAAAGATTTTGACGGTCAGGCCAATTAA
- a CDS encoding thiamine pyrophosphate-dependent enzyme: MSQPQIKFYQTGTFSVGNRLLKEEDRTVQSRMDRTNSLNSGHRACQGCGEALGARYAVDAAMRASGNRLVAVNATGCLEVFSTPYPESSWRIPWIHSLFGNAPAVATGVAAALRAKGKTEIKVLAQGGDGGTVDIGFGCLSGMFERNDDVLYICYDNQAYMNTGVQRSGSTPPTARTATTQAVGVNPGNRFGSGKNLPKIAMAHGIPYVATASVADLHDLEKKVTKAMKMCGTRYIHIFVPCPLGWAHDPALTIQVARLAGESGLFPLFEAEDGKVTDCTPIRRKVPVEEYLKLQGRFKHLFGDSPNREAIAAIQTMADENIRTYGLLE; encoded by the coding sequence ATGAGTCAGCCACAAATAAAATTTTATCAAACCGGGACTTTTTCAGTGGGGAACCGACTTTTAAAAGAAGAAGACCGGACCGTTCAGTCTAGGATGGACCGAACCAATTCGCTGAATTCAGGACACCGAGCCTGTCAGGGATGCGGAGAAGCCTTGGGCGCAAGGTATGCGGTGGATGCTGCCATGCGGGCTTCAGGAAATCGTTTGGTGGCGGTGAATGCAACGGGGTGTTTGGAGGTTTTTTCAACGCCTTATCCAGAGAGCTCCTGGCGAATTCCCTGGATCCATTCCTTGTTTGGTAATGCCCCTGCGGTTGCCACAGGTGTGGCCGCCGCCTTAAGGGCCAAAGGAAAAACAGAAATAAAAGTCCTTGCACAAGGAGGCGATGGGGGAACGGTGGATATCGGTTTTGGGTGTTTGTCAGGAATGTTTGAACGCAATGATGACGTTTTGTATATCTGTTATGATAACCAAGCCTATATGAATACGGGAGTCCAGCGATCGGGGTCTACACCCCCCACCGCACGGACTGCGACGACGCAAGCGGTGGGTGTGAACCCTGGAAACCGGTTTGGAAGCGGAAAGAACCTTCCAAAAATTGCCATGGCACATGGGATTCCTTATGTGGCAACGGCGTCCGTAGCGGATTTACATGATTTAGAAAAAAAAGTGACCAAAGCCATGAAGATGTGCGGAACCCGTTATATCCATATTTTTGTTCCCTGTCCGTTGGGGTGGGCCCACGATCCCGCGCTGACCATTCAAGTCGCCCGGTTGGCCGGGGAGTCTGGGCTTTTCCCCCTGTTTGAGGCTGAAGATGGAAAGGTCACCGACTGCACGCCCATCCGGAGAAAAGTCCCCGTGGAAGAATATTTAAAATTGCAGGGCCGGTTTAAGCATTTATTTGGTGATTCTCCGAACCGGGAGGCCATTGCGGCTATCCAAACCATGGCCGATGAAAATATTCGGACCTATGGCCTGTTGGAATAG
- a CDS encoding NAD(P)-binding protein, translating to MERKPFAITLDPNSSLANHTGNWRTNKPVYLDRLPPCNHACPAGENVQAWLYYAEEGRYFEAWKQIMQDNPMPAVLGRVCYHPCEAACNRGQLDEAVNIHAVERFLGDLAIQKGWTIECKAPTGKRILVVGGGPSGLSAAYHLARKGYSVTIMEAGPKLGGMMRFGIPSYRLPRPILDAEIQRIESMGVTSQLNVKVDDLELTVKKGKYDATFLAIGAHLSKRVEIPGREVGKILHAVTFLEDMERKEQPKIGRRVAVYGGGNTAIDAARTAKRLGAEETMIIYRRDSEHMPAHSFEVEEALEEGVLFRWLRTIKRVDETTFTVEVMEMDKNGKPKPTGQFEKIEADTLILALGQEVDLRFLEGVQGIKISKDGVIEVDEGMMTGASGIFAGGDMVPSERTVTVAMGHGKKAARNLDAFLNGARYVPHPKHPLATFDLLNTWYYTDADQSRQPYLDMAQRRRGFDEVVGGLDEKTALLEARRCLSCGNCFECDNCYGLCPDNAVIKLGSGKRYSFHYDYCKGCGICVQECPCGAIEMVREKD from the coding sequence ATGGAAAGAAAACCCTTTGCCATTACCCTCGATCCCAATTCGAGTTTAGCCAATCATACGGGGAATTGGAGAACAAACAAACCCGTTTATTTGGATCGTCTCCCTCCATGTAATCACGCCTGCCCGGCGGGTGAAAATGTGCAGGCCTGGTTATATTATGCGGAAGAAGGGAGATATTTTGAGGCATGGAAACAGATCATGCAGGACAATCCAATGCCGGCTGTTCTGGGACGGGTTTGCTATCATCCGTGTGAAGCGGCCTGTAACCGGGGCCAGTTGGATGAGGCCGTAAATATTCATGCGGTGGAGCGGTTTTTAGGGGACCTGGCGATTCAAAAAGGCTGGACCATTGAATGTAAAGCCCCAACGGGAAAGAGGATATTGGTGGTGGGGGGAGGTCCAAGCGGTTTATCAGCTGCCTACCACTTGGCTCGGAAAGGGTATTCTGTAACCATAATGGAGGCCGGTCCAAAACTGGGGGGAATGATGCGCTTTGGAATTCCGAGTTATCGGCTTCCTCGCCCCATATTAGATGCGGAGATTCAAAGAATTGAATCTATGGGAGTAACCAGTCAATTGAACGTAAAAGTAGATGATCTCGAGTTAACCGTGAAGAAAGGAAAATATGATGCAACCTTTCTTGCCATTGGCGCACATCTTTCCAAACGGGTTGAGATTCCAGGAAGGGAAGTGGGTAAAATTCTCCATGCGGTTACCTTTTTAGAGGATATGGAACGAAAAGAACAACCCAAAATCGGGCGACGGGTTGCCGTGTATGGTGGAGGAAATACAGCCATTGATGCCGCCCGGACGGCCAAACGGTTGGGGGCGGAGGAAACCATGATCATCTATCGGAGGGATTCGGAGCATATGCCCGCTCATTCTTTCGAGGTGGAGGAAGCCCTTGAAGAAGGGGTTCTGTTCCGATGGCTTCGGACCATCAAGCGGGTGGATGAAACCACCTTTACGGTGGAGGTGATGGAGATGGATAAGAACGGAAAACCCAAGCCCACCGGGCAATTTGAAAAGATCGAAGCGGATACATTAATTTTGGCCCTGGGCCAAGAGGTTGATTTAAGGTTTTTAGAAGGGGTTCAAGGGATAAAGATTTCAAAGGATGGGGTTATTGAAGTCGATGAAGGCATGATGACCGGGGCTTCAGGTATTTTTGCAGGAGGGGATATGGTCCCTTCGGAGAGAACCGTGACTGTGGCCATGGGGCATGGAAAAAAGGCCGCCCGGAACCTGGATGCTTTCTTAAATGGGGCGCGTTACGTTCCACATCCGAAGCATCCCCTTGCCACTTTTGATTTATTGAATACATGGTACTATACTGATGCAGACCAATCCAGACAACCCTATTTGGATATGGCCCAGCGGCGAAGGGGTTTCGATGAAGTGGTAGGGGGATTGGATGAGAAAACAGCTCTCCTGGAAGCCAGGCGCTGTTTGTCATGCGGGAATTGTTTTGAATGTGACAATTGTTATGGTTTATGTCCAGACAACGCCGTGATTAAACTCGGTTCAGGGAAGCGGTATTCATTTCACTATGATTATTGTAAAGGTTGCGGAATTTGTGTCCAGGAATGTCCCTGCGGGGCCATCGAGATGGTTAGGGAGAAAGACTAA
- a CDS encoding cytochrome c, protein MGFLKCSAFMFVFFWTVGFALGGSQERDIQIPRVPPEELEKVKQMKNPLLISGTVIKNGRELFSRSCVACHGPGGKGDGPVARETQMDPKPRDFTNPEFQRIRSDGELFWVLKHGSHDSEMMRMDFFFTDEELWGLISYIRTLGETDH, encoded by the coding sequence ATGGGTTTTCTCAAATGCTCTGCCTTTATGTTTGTGTTTTTCTGGACGGTGGGGTTCGCTTTGGGAGGTTCCCAAGAACGGGATATTCAAATCCCACGAGTTCCTCCAGAAGAGTTGGAAAAAGTGAAGCAGATGAAAAATCCTCTGCTTATATCGGGAACCGTCATCAAAAACGGGAGAGAACTTTTTTCACGGTCCTGTGTTGCGTGCCATGGTCCTGGAGGCAAAGGGGATGGACCTGTTGCCCGAGAGACTCAAATGGACCCTAAACCTCGGGATTTCACAAACCCGGAATTTCAACGGATCCGGAGTGACGGGGAGCTTTTTTGGGTTCTCAAACATGGGTCTCACGATTCTGAAATGATGCGGATGGATTTCTTTTTTACAGATGAAGAGCTTTGGGGGTTAATTTCCTATATTCGCACACTGGGAGAGACGGATCATTAA